Below is a genomic region from Spirochaetota bacterium.
CATCTGCTCTCGGCTTATCGCGACTATTCGTTCCGCGTATGAGAATGCGATAATGCACGATGTTCCGGCAGAGACAGCACTGATCGATGATATCGCCATCGATACGGATGACAGAGCGGCACCGAATGGCGACGCGGATAATCCTGATGGGACAAGAGTACCCTCTATTGAAGTTTACGGCATGGACTCGGCGGTATTCTCTATCCGTGCGGAGATCATCGCGCTGCTTTCGCCGCGCATGTATGGGGCGGTTTTCAGATGAACGCCTGCCATGGCTGACGAAGATCGTATATCGCCCGCACGCTTGTGCGTATTTACCGGCTCACTATGCCGCGAAAGCTCGTTATACTGTTCGGCGGCAGCATCAGCTTACCCCCATCGAAAGCCGCCGCGTTAACGCGCCAGAATTTCTCCTCGCCGGGAATTTCCGCAAGTGTCTGCTTATCCGCATCGCACGTCATCTGCTCTGCGCTCTGTATCGATAGGCGATCTCTACCCGCGGCCAGAGAAAGTGCTGTCGGGTGCGAACGTGTATTGACAATGACGCCGCCGATCCTCGATCTGTCCTTTGCGGCGCATATGAACCATTCCAGGTCGGTCTTATCCTCATCCATTTCCTGCTGACCGCTGCCGTCGGCGAACAAGGCCGAACTCATCGCGCCGAGATCGGAGGAATGTTCGATAAGCACGGGGCATTCGGTAACGAGGGTATTGAGCATTCGGTTGACCGGACCGAACGGGCCGACATCGAAATGCGGCAGGCCGTCCTTGCTCCGTAACTCCTTGCCTTTGTCTTCCAGTTTCTGGAACACCCATTCGGAACCGTCCTCGTATGGTCCGGCATTGCCCTTCCCCGGCGTCCAGTAGCCGAGCCCGCTCGTGCAGACGAATTCATGCGCGGTGGTATAGTCGACACGGGGATGACTTAACAGCGTCATCGCGAATTTCGCATTCCACATCGCACCCGTGCGGAATGTCCGGTGATTGGTCCCCCCCACGCCCGTATAGCGCCATTCGGTGACCAGATACCGCATATGCGCTGTTTGCGGGAATTTTTCCAGCACCGAGGACATTGTTTCAAATCCGCGGTAGTGCGCGTTGTACTGGCTTGCAGCGCCATACACATGTATCTGCAGATGCGATATCTTTTTAATATCATCTCCCAGTGCGGGGATCACCCCGTCATGCCAATTGAACCATTTTTTACTATCCGGGCTGGCGGCCATAAAGCGCTGAATATGCGCATCGTCGGTGTTCCGCAGCATGATAGGCATGGCAAGCCATATTCCCGGCTGTATAGCCTGTGCAGCGTTCGCCAGTTTCCGCGCATACTGTGCAAACAGAACGGGATCCCAAGAAGCCCAGCATTCATTGCCGATTTCCCAGCCCACGTACAGGTCCTGATATCCGTTCTTTACTATCCAGGAAAGCCTTTTCATGCCATTGTTGACAGCTCCGTCAAAATATTCCGGGTTATTTCCAAAATGAATGACCTCATCGGCGGCATCATCGTAATAGTTTTCGCCGCTGAAAAAACCGACGATCCGTATCCCGTTCGCCCGGCAGAAGCGGTGAAATTCCCCCATGCTGAACCATGCTGTTTCGGGAGGATTTTTCTTATGTGTGAATTCCGACGGCGCCGACTTTATATTGTATTTTTTTACGACCTCCGCATAATCCCTTGGCTGAACTTTTTCCCATTCAGGGATGCTCGCTTTATTCCTTTTGATGACACCCAGCATCACGTTCGCGTCCCTCATTTTAGTGGTCGCTTCCCTGCTGAACCAGTCGTACATCGAAAAGTCGGCCATGCGCAGAACGGGTGAACCGATGTTCGACAGGAATGTGCTGAAGGCTGCTCCCTGATCGAGCATCTTCTTCATACTGTACCATGACCCGAACATATGCGCCTGGGCGCCGAGACACGAACGCGACAAGTCCTTCTGCGTCCGCGTTAGGTCTATCGCAAGCGTGCGCTCGGCCGCTCCCGCTGCGTTGAGCACGAACACCCCCGCCGCAAAAACCAGCATGATCGATCTTTTCCGCATAGTACTATCTCCTTACACTATTTTTTTCACCGATCTATTAAGAATGAGCCGCCGCTCAAGCAAGACATTTTCCACACAGCCGTTCTCGTTCATGGCGCGTATGAGCGATGCGGCTGCGTTCCGTATGAGCGCCATACGCGGATGCTCAAGAAGCGTGAGAAGCGCCTCCCCGGCGGACTCGCTTTCATCGTCCGTCGCCGCAATGACCGAGATATCGTCCGGCACCGAAAGGCCGTTCCTGGCAAGGACATCCATCATGGCGTATGCGGTTTCGCGCGCATGCACGTACACCGCGCTCGGCCGCTCAGCGAGCGAAAGCAGATGCGCCGCGCACTCGGCACCGAACACCCTGCGATATCCCTCGCCGTGGCGTTCAATATACGCATCGACGGTATCGGGGCTGAAATAGAGCAGCGGATCATATGTGCCGATCGAACGCATGGCGGTGCGATACGCCTCTTCGGTCAATCGACGGCTCTCTTCATTGCCATGCTGCGGTGAACAGAACATTATCCGCTTATGCCCGTTCTCAGTAAGATGCGTGAATGCCGCAGCAAGCCCGCGCTCATTATCGGCATCCATCCAGGGAACATACGACGCATTCGAACGCGCAAGCTGCACGGAACGTATCCCTGCCTGTGAGAGCGCATCGTTCATTTTTCTGTCAGGGCGGCAGTATGAGAATATGATGCCGTCCACTTCGAGCGCTGCCAGCATCGATGACGCATGCAGAAAAGAACCGGGTGATGTGAATCGGACATTGCTTGCTTCATAGTCGCTGCTTTTGCATACGGTCTCTAATTCCCTGAGATAAGGGAATTCCCGGGATTCGATGTACATCAATCCGACGAGGGCTATACGCCGATGAACCCTGCGCGATGGCCCGACGATGCGGGTGCCCCGTGTACCTTCGATCGCGATGATCCCATCGCGTTCAAGTGCCTTAAGTGCCTTAGTGACCGTGATATGATTCATGCCGTATCGTTCGGCAAGACGATGCACGCCCGGCAGTTTATCCTTGAAAACGCTCGTGCGAATTTCCTGCTCTATTCGCAGTTTTAGTTCTTTATGTTTTGCATTTATCATTCTTGTTATATATAATAGTATATATAACAGATTTTGTCAAATACGTGTTATATACAGCAAATAGTGTCGAAATTCACACATCCACACCTGCGGGCAAATGTTGCGCACTGCATCCGCCGTCCACAAGATAGCGCGCCCCGGTGATATTCCGTGCCTTCTCGCTCGCAAGGAAGAGCACCATCTCCGCGACATCATCGAATTGTGCCGGCTCATGGAGCGGTATCGATGCACGCCGTGTTCGCCGCGCCTTCTCGCCGATGGCATTCCACCGCGTGGTCCATATATAACCCGGGGCTACCGAATTCACGCGAATATACGGCGCAAGATCGAGCGCCATAGCGCGCGTCATAGCATCGATGGCACCCTTGCTCGTGATATATGCGGAGCGCTTGCGGAGCGCACGCTCGGATGTGTTCGAACTGATATTGATGATGACACCGCGCTTTTTCTTCATCATCGCCCGTGCGGCATGCTGCGACACAAGATATGTTCCGCGTACGTTCACCCCGATGACCGTATCGAACACGGATGCCGGCGTATCGAGAAAGGAATAGCCCACACCCTGCATGGCGGCATTATTGATGAGGATATCGATGCATCCGAACCGCCGCACAACAGCGGCTATCATGCGCTTTACCGCGCGTTCGTCAGATATATTCCCGGGGACAGCAAGTACACGCGAAGCATCGTTCTTCGCGAGCGCAAGGGCCGGCTTGAGCAGTGCGGCAGAAACATCATTGACAGCTACCGATGCGCCCTCGGCAAGGAATCGCCCGGCGAGACTGAGCCCGAGATTACTCCCCGCGCCGGTTATAAGTACGACCGTTCTCATGCGTAAATAATAAGCATACCCCGCTCTCGGTTCTTTGCGTATCATCCGCCTGCGTGGGAGGATTTACCGTTCCGTATCGGCTACGAATTCCCGGATTTTCTCGGCAAACGCACCTGCGATGTATGTCGTATCTGCGATTTCATCTGCGATGGATGGTCTGCATGCACGGGCTTCGGCGGCACATTTGCGCCTTTCTCAGCGCCCGATTTCTCCACTTCCTCAGCTTCTTTCGCCGCGGCAGCATCCGCCTCCGCTTTCATCCGTGCTTCTTCTTTCTGCTTTTGTGCGTAGAATTTTTCCTGATCCTTGTCCCAATGGCAATGTTTATATTTCTTGCCTGAGCCGCAGTGACATTTCTCATTGCGCCCAAGTGATGAGAGGTTCTTCGCAAGATCTTCTTTTGCCATATCGTTTTACCGCCGTTTAATACGTAACTGCGCTTATTATACCCAATTATGGATGATGCGTCAATGCGTCAAGCGCTGCGTCAAGCTCTGCAACAAGCGCTGCGAAATTCACCATCATTCCTTCTTATTTCGCCATTTTCCCGTCTTTGATGCCGTCCTTAAGATCGAGTTCATTGAACTTCGTGTTAAACTCTTCGCTGGTAATTATCCCCTTCGCGAAAAGGAGATTCGTGAGCGTCACCACAATAAGCGTAAGCTCTTCGATTGCACGGGCGCTGTTTTCCTGCGTGATCGGCTGCGCCGCCGCCGATGGCGACATGGCTGACCGTGCTTGCCCGAGAACGCCCATTATCGTGTTCAGCGCGCCGCCGAGATTGCCGGTCTGCGACAGAAGGGTCTGTATATTCATGATGATCTCCTTTGCTCAGGACGCGCTTTTTTTCTTTCCGCCGATGACAAAGCCCGCGATTATCGCGGCGACCGCGATTGCGATGAGCGTAATGCCGATAATCGGACGGAAGAACACCCACGCTATCGCTATCGTGATAAGCGAGAACGCACCGCCGACGAGGAAGGTCACGATACCGAGCCCCGCACCGACGACGGCGCCAAGCGGCGGCAGAATGCCTGCGAGCACCTGAAGGGGCTTGGATATCATCGAAAGGCCGGATATCATCATGAACGCGAAGAGAAAGCGCAAGACCCAGGTGAGTATCATATTGTTCTTCTGTGCCGTCAGTATCATCTGCTCCGGCGTTACGAGCCCGGTAGAGATAAGTTCCCTGGACTGCTTGTTCTTGGAAATGTACGGAGTGAACGAAGTCCCCGTCTGCTGCGCCATGAGACTTACCGTTACGGGCTGCGTTACGACGGTATATTTGATCCGGTGATCGCCCACCTGCGGATTCGCGGGGTCGTAGCCAAGGAATATCATGCCCGCGTTAGCCTTCGCTTTCGCACGCATCGAGGGTCTCAATTTCATGATATCGGGATCGGAAACGAAATAGGGCTTATCGCCGCCGATGCCGCGTATCTGCGAGTCGGAAAGCCGAAACGCACCGAGCGAAACCGAACCGGCGTAGAATGATTCATCCGCGCTGCTGCCCGATCCGCGGAACATCATCTCGGGGTTCTGATGCCCTTCGGGGAGGTGGAACGACGATGACGACTTCGCCGAAGACGACCATCCCTTCGTATACGTATATGTCGTCACCTTTTCCTCGCCGCCGCCGAGCTTGGTCTGCGTACGCGTTTCCGCGCGCTCTTCCCACTGGTACATCTCCACGGTGCGGCGAAGCTTAATGGCGTTCATCGAAATGCCGGTATCCGCATCCGCGACGATATCCTTCGTGGCGGCATTGCCGGTCACATAGACGAGTTTGCCCTCATTCGCCGGATTCACCGACGATGCGTCGACGACAGTATAGCTTTTTCCCATTTCCGCCAACGCACGGGCGGTGTCGACCGCACGACCTTCGTTCATGAACAGCGCCGGGAATGCGCCGAGAAAGAGCGCGAATCCGAGCAGTATCCCCCCGATGCTTTCACCCAGACGCTGCAATACGTTCTTGTTCGATGTGACCGTTACTTGATCGCTCATGGTTTTCTCCCTGATCCAAGGATAATTATTTCAGTGACGAATGTACATCGTACGGTAATAATGTCAAGTAAATTGATAGGGTATTTGCGTCAATTCAAACGCCACGCAAGTCAACGCTCAGCGTAGCCCGAGCTTTTTTCTGATGAGCGCCGCCGCTGTGGTCTGTCCGTGCACTTCCGCGTACTCAAGCGCCGTTTTTTCTTCCTTGCTCATAACATTGACCATGATATTCGGCTGCGAAAGGAGATGCTCCACTATGTCCGTTCTCCCGTATTGTGCGGCGATCATGAGAAGCGTCTTTCCTTCCGTACTGTCCATCATATTCACGGCGAACGAACTTTTCGTGATATAAGCGCGCACCGCGGAAAGGTCGCCGTTCTTCGCCGCTTTCTGAACATCCGAGAACAAGACCGGGCGCGATGTGTCCGCACCGCCGGTAAGGAGGGCGGCGATCTGCGTATGTCCGGCGCGTTGCGCATAGTGCTTCGCCGTCATATTATTATCGAATGTGTTCGGCGTGATCAATGCGCCGTTGTCGAGAAAAAGCCTCACGATCGGTTCATGGCCATACCGGGAGGCCATCATGAGCGGCGTGTATCCTATCTCAAGTCCGTCGATGGACGATCCATAGGAAAAGTTGATATTACCGCCCTTGACGCACAATTTTCTTGCCGTTTCCAAATCGCCGTTCTTCGCCGCCGTAAGAAGCGCTATCCCGTCATCAAGCGAATATCCCTGCGTGCTGCCTGCGCGTTGTACCGCGGCTGCTTTTTTCACGGCATCGGGAAAGAGCGCGATCAATGCCGGGTCTTTGGACGCGGCTGCCGCATCGGCGGGTGTTTTCTTAAAATGATCCTTCGCCTGCGTATTCGCCCCGCGCGTAATGAGCAGTTGTGCGATCTCCGCCGAACGGGTGTTCACCGCCTGATGCAAAGGCGTCATGCCGTATTCATTTGTCGTATGAATATTCGCGCCGTGTTCGATGAGATACCGCGCGACAGCGTGGTGTTTGCCGGAGAGCGCATACGTGAGCGCTTCGCCGTATCGGCCGGAGTTCACCGGCATTCCTTTCTCAACGAGCATCTCAACCGCCGGCACATGACCGTAACGGGCGGCGGCATAGACGGCATTGTTGCCGTTATGATCGACATACGTCATGCGCGCGCCATTCTCAATAAGGAATCGCATGACCTCGATATATCCTTTCTCGCTCGCGGCATAGAGCGGATCATCGGCGCCTTTCCGCCCGTTCACCTGTGCCATATGATGGACGAGATTTTTGACGAGCGCAAGTGCCTCCCCTTCGTTCGTCGCGATCTCTCTGTTCCGGATACCGTCACCGCGAATGACGGTGCAAAGCAGCGGCGATGCATTCGTCTCGCCGAGATTCGCATCGGCCCCATTCGCAAGGAGCATGTCTGCGATGGCGCTATGCCCCATGCGCATTGCACGAGCGAGGGGATAGTCCTTCCCCGCCGCAGGCGAATATGCATAATAGTTCACTTTCGCTTTTTTCGTTATCAAAAAACGCACGACATCCTCATTGCCTGCCATGACCGCGTTGATAAGGGGAGATTCTCCCATCAAATAGCCGCCGAATTTATTCACCGAAGCGCCGCGCGCGATAAGGAGATCGATGATGCCGATATTGGTCGTGTGGCATGCGTGCATGAGCGGCGTCGACCCCCATTTGTCGGGCATATCGACGCTCACCTTGTTCGACAGCAGCAGCGCGACGATGCGTATGTCGGACATCGGCGCGACGTGCTGTACCGTTTCATAGAGCGGCGGTCCGGATGCGAGAAGAAGCGCGTGTTCGCGTTCATCCGCGTTGACGGCGACGGGATTCACCTTCTTTTTTACAAGCAGATCCTTCACGCGGGCATAATCCCCCGAATATGCGGCATGGATCAATGCAAGCTCGCGAGCACGTCTGGTGCGTTCGCCGATGACGCTGCCCTTTGCCGAGAGCATTCTCGCTGCAGACCACATGGATGCATCGACAGCCGCGGCGAGTGCGTTCAATCCATTCGTATCTTCAGGGGTCATATCGGCCCCGAGCGCAAGAAGTCCTTCGACGGTATTCGTCCCGAAATTGAAATGGCGCATGAAGACAATGAGCGCCGTTGCCCCAATATTGTCCCGGGCGTTGATGTCGGCGCCCTTCGCGATAATGCGCTCTATGACCGGCAGATGCTGCGAGCCGCTTGCAAGATACAGATGCAGCGCGGTCTGACCTTTCTTATTGCGCACGGATACGTCGGACCGAGTGAACAGCAGTTCAAAATAGCGTTCATCGTTCCTGCCGCTCGCGCATTCAAGCATGAACGGCGTGTTTCCTGCATCGTCGCGGAAATCGATATCGGCGATCACCGTGATGAGATTAGAAACCGTCATGTGCTGCTGACGCTCTTCGATAAGGTCCATTCGCGATGAAACGATCTCGATAAGACGCTTCTGTTCAGCGGACAGCGATACCGCAGCGCGAGCCGTAAAATCCGGGAATACGACAAGAATAAGGAGCATTAATTTTTTCATGCGACATCCCGAGATAAAAATTGAACTGATGGCATGGCGCGTACGACAGCCGTTCTCACTATCATATTATTCCTCTTGTTTTTCCATGCTAACAGCATTCCATTCATTGTCAACATCCAACACCAATGTTCGCTATTGCTACCGTTCACTTTTGCGCAACTGGCTCGGCGGCATTCCCGCGATCTTTTTGAACGTACGATTGAAATTCGATACGTCGTTGAAACCCGTTTCCATGGCGATATCAATGACCGGCATATCCGTCGTACGCAAGAGCTCCTTTGCCTGCTCGACGCGGCGCCTGTTCACGTATTCGATGATGGTCATCCCCTGTCGTTCGCGGAACACCTCGGCAAGGCGCGTTCGCCCGAGCCCAACGGATGAACCGATGTCCGTAACACTTATCTTCTTCGAAAGCCTCGCGTCGATGAACGAAACTATCTCGCGGAACAGCACCTCACGCTTCTCATGGAAGCGCGAATGCTCTGAGATCGTACGAGCGTATTCATCATTGACGAGCTGTATGAACGCCTTGAACAGGTTCGGCACGACTTCGCTCTTCTCGGGGAAGCTTCGCACGAACGCGTCGACTATGGAGAGCGCAAGTACCGCAAAGCGGAAGAACGTATCACCGGAAACAGAGAGCTTCCCCTCGGCACTGTCGAGCGTGCGGAAGAACGGCTCCACCAGGAAAAAGTGAACGCCCGCCTTGAGCTTATCGAGCGTTATGGCGGACTCAAGGAATTCCGGGAGGAACGCGATGTTAAGCACGGTGAGCCGCTCGGTCTTTCCCACGATGAAGCGATGCGGCGTATCGTCGTCCATGAAGAAGATATCGCCCTGACGCACCGGATAGATGTTGCCGCTGAACGCATGCCGCGCGGCGCCGTCGAGTATGAACGATATCTCGAAGAAATCGTGGCGATGCTCGCTGAACGCGGTCGCATGCGTCGGTATGCGTATCTGCGGAAAGCAGCCGAGCCCCCGCCCCGCTTCAGTGAACGATATCCGATCGCCGATATTCTGCAATCGGCGTATGGCATCAGCAAGCTCGGTCCCATCGAAAACCCGGTACTGCGCGATGAGCGTATCGACCGACATCACCGGCGCTGTGTTCGTCTTCTGTTTTTTTTTCGGACCAGTGCGGCGCGTCATATCACCCGACCGATGTCCTGTTCGTAAGCGAACGCGCAAGGGAATGCACATCGGCATTCTCGATATCGCTCCCCATGGATATGCCGTAGGCAAGGCGCGTGACAGGGACCTTCCCCGCCGCCATCTTCACGATGTAATTGGCCGTCGTATCCCCCTCGATGCCGGCATCAAAGGCAAGGATAAGCTCGGACGGGCGCTCGTTTTCGATGCGTGCGAACAATTCCTTCAGGCGGATGTCGTTGATCGAAACGCCTTTTATCGGCGAGATGAGGCCGTGGAGAAGATGATACACGCCGCGGTATTCCTGCGTATTCTCTATCGCGATGAGGTCGGCATATTTCGCGGTAACGCAGATCGTCGACGCTGTGCGCTTCTCGTTGGAACAGATATCGCAAAGCGTGCTCGTCGCCACATTCCCGCAGCGCGTGCAGAGCGATATGCCGTCCTTCAGTTTCATAAGCGCGTCGGCGAACGATCCCCGGTCAGCATCGGCCGCATAGAATAGATGCATCGCGAGACGGAACGCCGTCTTCTCGCCGATGCCGGGGAGCTTTGCTATCTCATGCGACAGCCGTTCGATCGATCGGAGTGCCATGCGGGGAGTATACTCTGCCCCCGATGATTTCGCCAGAGGGCATCACCGCATGAACACCCGTCAGGCTATGCCGTCACGCGTTCTTTTTCCGAAGCTTCCGTTGCAGTATGCATGCGCTCAAGCCATGTGCTCCCCTGTTCCCTTGTCGGTGCCGTGTATGAAAATATGCAGCGGACACCTGCGGGGGCGTTCCTGATGAACCACTCGGCCGTGGCATCATCCATCCAGCCAAACACCAGCACTGGCGAGTGCTCATCGTTAAAATGATCGAGCATCATCTTATATCCCTTCGTATTCTTGCTCGCCACACGGTTAAAGCCGTAGAAACCCGGTATCTTCTTGAACAGCTCGAATTGATGCTCCGCCTTTGCGCAGCAATGCATGCCGAGCCCGCCGAACGTCCGTGAAAGATCGATAAGCTCAGGGAGACAGAATTCCTCGAATTGCTCGGGCCCGAATTCACCGCACTCATCATTGGATAGCCATGGCCCCATCGCGGGCGGCGTCCACACGCCGGGGCAGTGGCACACCTGCATCATGGGAAATTCTTTCCTCAATTCAGTGACGAATGTTTTGAACAATCGCGCGCATTTTGCGTTGAGGCGATGCACCGCTTCTTTCTTATCGGGGAGAAGCATGGAGCAGAAAAGATCGGTCTTATCCCACAGCTGCGACATGACATCGAAACCGCTCTGCATGTCCGGCGGTCCGAGATAGATATCCTTGCCGAGTTCTTTCTGAAGCGCATAGTTCATCTCGAATATACGATAGAGCACCGGTGTTTTCCAGATATTGGGTACTTCCAGCGTATCGGCCTCATCGGCGTTCATGATGAACGGCATCGCTGCGGGATTGGTGTTCATCCCTTCGTACGCATGCACGGGTGCGCCGAACGCAGCGGCATAGATATGTGTCGCGGTGTTCGCACGCGCGAACGGAACGATGTCTCCGCCGACAGTCTCAAGCATCTCCATTTCCCGCCGGTAGTTCTCGACGAATATCGGCACCCACGCGGATACCGGTTTGTTCGAAAGCGTGTAGTCTCCGTCGGGGAAATCGATAATGCCTGCCTCAGGCGGCTTGGCGTAGAATCCATGCCGTGTGAACGGCCTTTTCTCATAGATGCTCGTCAGGAATTCGATGTTCCGGCGCACTTTTGTATCCATGTGGCCCTCCGGCGATGTCATTATCCATATGATGCGCACAATGCGGCGACTATGCCTTGACATTTCGGACGTTCTATAGCACGATACGGACATGGCAGGATCGTCGATACGGAAACGATATACCTTCACCGGCGCCGTCCCGCCGCATTTCCATTTTTTGATCCAGCGGGCGCGGCTTACGGTCGATTTCGAAGAACACATTCACTCGTTCCATGAGCTTGTCGTCATTACCGGCGGTACGGCTACGCATCGGGTCGACGGGCGCGATTACTTCGTCAAGGCGGGCGACATCTATGTTTTCACGGGAAACCGCTCGCACGGTTTCTTCTCGCCGAAGGCGCTTGACCTTTGGAACATCGAATACGCTCCGGATATTCTTTCCCCCGTAGACGACTCGCTTCGAAGACTCGCGGGATATCAGGCGCTCTTTCGTATCGGCCCCGCGGCGAACGGTGAAGCGCCGGCATTAATCCTTTCCGCCGCCGGACGTTCGGAAACCGACCGCATCATCGAACGGATCGCGGATGAATACAACGCGAAACGAAGCGGATATGAGGCGCTCGTTACCGGGTTGTTCATTGAACTTGTGACGACCCTGTCCCGCTTGTATGTTCCCGGAGCGGCGATAAAAACGGGCGGTATCACCGCCGTCGCGATTGCAGCGAGCCATATCGAATCGCATTTTCGGGAACGGATCACGATGCGTGAGCTTTCGCAACTGGCCGGCGTGACGGAACGCCATGTGAACCGTCTTTTTTCGGAATACTACGGCGTCAGTCCCATCGATTATTGTATCCGGCTTCGCGTTCTCTCCGCGGCACGCGATCTGATCTCGACGGAGAGCAGCATAACCGACATCGCGTACGATAATGGATTCTCGGACAGCAATTATTTCGCCCGCTGTTTCCGCCGCTCGCTCGGGGTCTCGCCGCGCCGGTACCGCGAAACGAACGGTGCGTGAATTTACGATGAGCGAAATAAACCACTAAAGAACATTTTAAACAATTGCCGACGACGCCCCGTATAGATATTCTTTCTGCATACGTATAACGGAGCGATACATGACATCGTGTGAACGCGTACAACGGACCATTCGCCACGAATCGACGGATCGGCTGCCCTATTGCATCACCATGGTGGGAAGCGCGTGGCAGAAACTCGGAATTACCTCCTGCCGTTCGCAGGACGATTACTTCGGCAACGACGTCATCAAGATCGCGCCGCCCTGGTGGCAGTGGCATAACGCGCAGGCTGATTGGCGCGCCATGGAGGCCCCGCGCGGAGAACCGCCGGTCATCGGCAGCGGTAGTTATACCGCGTTCACGGAAGCGGTGAATCGTGCGCACGACGACGGAAAATATGCGCTCGCCATTATCTATGGAAGTCATTTTGAAAAGGCGAATTCCCTGCGAGGCATCGAGAACTTTCTCGCCGACATGGGATGCGATCTGCCGTTCGCGCGGCGATTACTCACGAAGATAATCGATCGGAACCTCATCATGCTCGAGAACATACTCGCGGTAAGGGAGATCGACGGCGTGCTTCTCGGCAGCGACTGGGGCTCACAGCAGGACCTTCTCATGTCGCCGGACACATGGCACGATCTCATCGCGCCGGGTGAAAAACGCGAATACGATCTCATCCATTCGTACGGGAAAGACGTCTGGATACATTCCTGCGGCAACATTCTGAAGATAATCCCCTCGCTCATCGAAATGGGCGTGGATGTGCTTAACCCAGTGCAGCCGGAATGCATGGATATCGAAGCGCTCAAACGCGAATTCGGTCAGCGCATCACCTTCTGGGGCGGCGTAAGCACGCAGCGCACGCTCCCCTACGGGACGCCCGACGACGTTCGGCGCGAATCGCGTCTGGTGAAATCCATTCTGGGATCGAATGGCGGTTATGTCTTTTCGCCGGCGCAGGAATTGCAGGAGGACGTCCCCCGTGCGAATATCGAAGCGCTCATCGACGTTGCGCGC
It encodes:
- the recR gene encoding recombination mediator RecR — protein: MALRSIERLSHEIAKLPGIGEKTAFRLAMHLFYAADADRGSFADALMKLKDGISLCTRCGNVATSTLCDICSNEKRTASTICVTAKYADLIAIENTQEYRGVYHLLHGLISPIKGVSINDIRLKELFARIENERPSELILAFDAGIEGDTTANYIVKMAAGKVPVTRLAYGISMGSDIENADVHSLARSLTNRTSVG
- a CDS encoding helix-turn-helix domain-containing protein, whose amino-acid sequence is MAGSSIRKRYTFTGAVPPHFHFLIQRARLTVDFEEHIHSFHELVVITGGTATHRVDGRDYFVKAGDIYVFTGNRSHGFFSPKALDLWNIEYAPDILSPVDDSLRRLAGYQALFRIGPAANGEAPALILSAAGRSETDRIIERIADEYNAKRSGYEALVTGLFIELVTTLSRLYVPGAAIKTGGITAVAIAASHIESHFRERITMRELSQLAGVTERHVNRLFSEYYGVSPIDYCIRLRVLSAARDLISTESSITDIAYDNGFSDSNYFARCFRRSLGVSPRRYRETNGA
- a CDS encoding uroporphyrinogen decarboxylase family protein; the protein is MTSCERVQRTIRHESTDRLPYCITMVGSAWQKLGITSCRSQDDYFGNDVIKIAPPWWQWHNAQADWRAMEAPRGEPPVIGSGSYTAFTEAVNRAHDDGKYALAIIYGSHFEKANSLRGIENFLADMGCDLPFARRLLTKIIDRNLIMLENILAVREIDGVLLGSDWGSQQDLLMSPDTWHDLIAPGEKREYDLIHSYGKDVWIHSCGNILKIIPSLIEMGVDVLNPVQPECMDIEALKREFGQRITFWGGVSTQRTLPYGTPDDVRRESRLVKSILGSNGGYVFSPAQELQEDVPRANIEALIDVAREAA